From Zalophus californianus isolate mZalCal1 chromosome 16, mZalCal1.pri.v2, whole genome shotgun sequence, one genomic window encodes:
- the DUSP14 gene encoding dual specificity protein phosphatase 14, whose translation MSSRGHSTLPRTLMAPRMISEGDVGGIAQITSSLFLGRGSVASNRHLLQARGITCIVNATIEIPNFNWPQFEYVKVPLADMPHAPIGLYFDTVADKIHSVSRKHGATLVHCAAGVSRSATLCIAYLMKCHSVCLLEAYNWVKARRPVIRPNVGFWRQLIDYERQLFGKSTVKMVQTPYGIVPDVYEKESRHLMPYWGI comes from the coding sequence ATGAGCTCCAGAGGTCACAGCACACTTCCACGGACTCTCATGGCCCCTCGGATGATTTCTGAGGGCGATGTAGGAGGCATCGCTCAGAtcacctcctctctcttcctgggcAGAGGCAGTGTGGCCTCCAACCGGCACCTCCTGCAGGCTCGTGGCATCACCTGCATCGTTAATGCTACCATCGAGATCCCCAATTTCAACTGGCCCCAGTTTGAATACGTTAAAGTGCCTCTGGCTGACATGCCTCACGCCCCCATTGGACTGTACTTTGACACGGTAGCCGACAAGATCCACAGCGTGAGCAGGAAGCACGGGGCCACGCTGGTGCACTGTGCCGCGGGGGTGAGCCGCTCGGCCACTCTCTGCATCGCTTACCTGATGAAATGCCACAGCGTGTGCCTGCTGGAGGCCTACAACTGGGTGAAGGCCCGCAGGCCCGTCATCAGGCCCAACGTAGGGTTCTGGAGGCAGCTGATAGACTACGAGCGCCAGCTCTTTGGGAAGTCAACAGTTAAAATGGTACAGACGCCATATGGCATAGTTCCAGACGTTTATGAGAAAGAGTCCCGACACCTGATGCCTTACTGGGGGATATAA